One region of Chitinophaga varians genomic DNA includes:
- a CDS encoding MmcQ/YjbR family DNA-binding protein: MNIEQFCEYCLSLPGVTEEFPFGEQTLVYKVAGKMFALTDLEEFSSVNLKCDPDEAVELRERYEGVTPGYHMNKKHWNTVDMHSNISNKLILEWIKNSYDLVVASLPKKEREKLAR; this comes from the coding sequence ATGAACATCGAACAATTCTGCGAATACTGCCTTTCCCTTCCGGGTGTTACGGAAGAATTCCCTTTCGGAGAACAAACCCTCGTGTATAAAGTCGCCGGCAAAATGTTTGCCCTTACTGACCTGGAAGAATTCAGCAGCGTCAATCTGAAATGTGACCCGGACGAGGCCGTGGAGTTGCGCGAACGTTATGAAGGCGTGACACCTGGCTACCATATGAATAAAAAGCACTGGAACACAGTAGATATGCACTCCAATATCTCCAACAAACTGATACTGGAATGGATTAAAAACTCCTATGACCTGGTTGTGGCCAGTTTGCCTAAAAAAGAACGGGAAAAGCTGGCCCGGTAA
- a CDS encoding acyloxyacyl hydrolase gives MRFYIITMVAALLTGSLQAQDSTDLWSKAKANPNLGRQKYIELKLHTGSHLYNGDEMSKILEHGYESVEVRMGWMSTGKQEWQRALNCPSYGIGFYTGSIGDATVLGNPSGVYGFFYAPFARRKRHHFEAGLSLGLTYDLKGYNKDTNPLNDAISSKVDVYFNVNVSGIWRLSELFDLVYGLDLTHFSNGRTHTPNLGLNMPGVHAGLRVHYNTIRNIVQQQIDPTFVARIRPTYIDSPLSKVKHKQDWSIYGAFGVVQPDSRYGVDAFYGTASAVLDWSYLYSHVCSFGAGVDGFYDGSLGLVYAEKYGKVSTFDKMLLGAHIGHTLHLQRFDIVTQAGTYLWRRDSEKGDWFLRVALRYNVSRYGFLQIGLKTQNGAAADWIEWGGGGKL, from the coding sequence ATGAGATTCTATATTATAACAATGGTAGCGGCGCTGCTGACAGGCAGCCTGCAGGCACAGGATTCAACAGATTTATGGTCAAAGGCCAAGGCCAACCCCAATCTGGGCAGGCAGAAATACATAGAACTGAAGCTGCATACCGGCAGCCACCTGTATAATGGCGATGAGATGTCCAAAATACTGGAACATGGTTATGAGTCCGTAGAAGTCCGGATGGGCTGGATGTCTACCGGCAAACAGGAATGGCAGCGGGCCCTTAACTGCCCGAGTTATGGCATCGGTTTCTATACCGGCAGTATTGGCGATGCAACCGTTCTCGGCAACCCCAGTGGCGTATATGGTTTCTTTTACGCGCCCTTCGCCCGCCGGAAGCGGCATCATTTTGAAGCAGGATTGTCCCTGGGCCTCACGTACGACCTGAAGGGCTATAACAAGGACACCAACCCGCTAAACGATGCTATCAGTTCCAAAGTAGACGTTTATTTTAATGTGAACGTCAGCGGCATATGGCGGCTGTCTGAATTATTCGATTTGGTATACGGGTTAGACCTGACCCACTTTTCCAATGGCCGCACACACACGCCTAACCTGGGCCTGAATATGCCTGGTGTGCATGCTGGTCTGAGAGTGCATTACAATACCATCCGCAATATTGTACAGCAACAGATCGATCCTACGTTTGTAGCGCGTATCCGCCCCACCTATATTGACAGTCCGCTTTCCAAAGTGAAGCACAAACAGGACTGGAGCATTTACGGGGCCTTCGGGGTAGTACAGCCGGATTCCCGTTATGGTGTTGATGCTTTTTATGGCACTGCCTCTGCCGTGTTGGACTGGAGTTACCTCTACAGTCATGTTTGCAGTTTCGGAGCAGGCGTTGACGGTTTCTATGACGGTTCCCTGGGGTTGGTTTACGCAGAGAAATACGGAAAGGTGTCCACTTTCGATAAGATGCTGCTGGGCGCCCATATCGGCCATACGCTTCATCTACAGCGTTTTGATATTGTTACGCAGGCAGGCACGTACCTGTGGCGTCGCGACAGCGAAAAAGGGGATTGGTTCCTGCGGGTGGCCCTTCGTTATAATGTCAGCAGATATGGTTTTCTGCAGATAGGCCTTAAAACACAGAACGGCGCAGCGGCAGATTGGATCGAATGGGGCGGCGGTGGTAAACTGTGA
- a CDS encoding ectonucleotide pyrophosphatase/phosphodiesterase has protein sequence MKRILILLAAAFLTTTGLYAQDTTQLTVEGRKNSASQQTKPYVIMISIDGFRYDYAERYHAQNLLRLSGQGVRATAMQPSFPSLTFPNHYTLATGMYPAHHGLVDNLFYDRKRDAIYKVGNRDAVEDGTWYGGLPLWVLAEKQQMISASYFWVGSESAIQNIRPTYYYKYQEKTSIDQRIQQVVNWLQLPAEQRPHLITFYFPEVDHMGHRYGPDSDSVRNAVQFVDAAIGRMQEAVNKLNLPVNFIIVSDHGMLRVDTEHSLSLPDSPALKPLRIAPTNEKIMLYGNNEAEIKAAYDFLKQHENHYTVYLKKETPERWHYGQEDVYNRIGDIVVVAEANYAFGSPEKKMYPGHHGFDNNLTDMNAIFMAWGPAFKTNTRIATFENIHVYPLVARILGLDITQPIDGKIEVLEPVLNQQ, from the coding sequence GTGAAGCGGATTTTGATTTTACTTGCGGCTGCATTCCTTACAACAACAGGCCTGTATGCGCAGGACACCACTCAACTGACAGTAGAAGGACGGAAAAACAGCGCCTCCCAGCAAACAAAACCTTACGTGATCATGATCTCCATCGATGGGTTCCGGTATGATTACGCAGAAAGATACCATGCACAAAACCTGCTCCGCCTCTCGGGCCAGGGCGTAAGGGCTACTGCTATGCAACCTTCTTTTCCTTCACTGACATTCCCCAACCACTATACACTGGCCACAGGCATGTACCCGGCGCACCATGGCCTGGTAGACAACCTGTTCTACGACAGGAAACGCGACGCCATCTATAAAGTGGGTAACCGCGATGCAGTGGAAGACGGCACCTGGTATGGCGGACTGCCCCTCTGGGTACTGGCGGAAAAACAACAGATGATCAGCGCCAGCTATTTCTGGGTAGGCTCCGAAAGTGCTATTCAAAATATTCGCCCCACTTATTATTATAAGTACCAGGAAAAAACAAGCATCGACCAGCGTATCCAACAGGTGGTGAACTGGCTGCAACTGCCGGCAGAGCAACGTCCGCATCTCATTACCTTTTACTTCCCTGAAGTGGACCATATGGGGCATCGCTACGGCCCTGACAGCGACAGCGTAAGGAACGCCGTTCAGTTCGTGGACGCGGCCATCGGTCGCATGCAGGAGGCAGTGAATAAACTGAACCTGCCGGTCAATTTTATCATCGTATCTGATCATGGCATGTTGCGGGTAGATACTGAACATAGCCTTTCCCTGCCGGACAGTCCTGCCCTGAAGCCGCTCCGCATTGCGCCCACCAACGAGAAAATAATGCTCTATGGCAATAACGAAGCGGAAATCAAAGCGGCGTACGATTTCCTGAAGCAGCATGAAAACCACTACACCGTATACCTGAAAAAAGAAACACCGGAAAGATGGCACTACGGACAGGAAGATGTGTATAATCGCATCGGAGACATCGTGGTGGTGGCAGAAGCCAATTATGCGTTCGGCAGCCCGGAAAAGAAAATGTACCCGGGCCACCATGGCTTCGATAACAACCTTACCGATATGAATGCTATCTTCATGGCATGGGGGCCGGCCTTCAAAACCAATACACGCATCGCCACTTTCGAAAACATACATGTGTACCCGTTAGTGGCCCGTATACTCGGCCTGGATATTACACAGCCGATAGATGGTAAAATTGAAGTGCTGGAACCGGTACTAAACCAGCAATAA
- a CDS encoding CocE/NonD family hydrolase: MRKWLLLACAALFVFPVVTKAVNQDSLWMYTHYTKKEVYIPMRDGVKLFTSIYLPKDQSEKHPILMTRTPYSCAPYGETNFRPLYRNHYKQYLKEGYIMVVQDVRGTWMSEGKFVNVRPFNPNKKGKNDIDEASDTYDTIDWLVKNLSGNNGNVGIFGISYPGFYSTMGALSGHPALKAVSPQAPVTDWFIGDDFHHNGAFMLSDAFSFYTVFDHPHPKPTTVGPKGIEYYTRDNYKYYLETGALPNFSKIIGDSVAFWHEMYAHPTYDSYWQARNVRNFLKNVKPVMLEVGGVFDAEDCFGAWNTYKTIESESPNTNNRIVMGPWYHGQWASNDGTHLGNVRFGSNTSEYYANNIEIPFFNYYLKGKGQAPDIAEATIFFTGKNEWKRLPKWPPADMKEQPVYLQPDGKLAFTQPTAANSFSEYISDPSKPVPYTADVHFNRTINYMTDDQRFAARRPDVAVFESEVLDNDITLAGPVIADIVASTTGTDADFVVKLIDVFPDDFKYEEDAASEHRRVPSSTYPMGGYQMLVRGEVMRGKFRNSFEKPEAFVPGQPTPVKFTLPDVAHTFQKGHRIMVQIQSSWFPLVDRNPQQFMDIYKATDKDFKKADIKIYHDATHASKVLLPITQ; the protein is encoded by the coding sequence ATGAGAAAATGGCTGCTGCTGGCCTGTGCCGCGCTGTTCGTCTTTCCTGTAGTTACCAAAGCTGTTAACCAGGACTCCCTCTGGATGTATACCCATTACACCAAAAAAGAAGTGTACATTCCCATGCGGGACGGGGTAAAACTGTTTACCTCCATCTATCTTCCTAAAGACCAGTCGGAGAAACATCCTATTCTGATGACGCGCACCCCTTACTCCTGCGCACCTTACGGCGAAACCAATTTCCGTCCGCTGTACAGAAACCATTATAAACAATACCTGAAAGAAGGCTATATCATGGTGGTCCAGGACGTGAGAGGCACCTGGATGAGTGAAGGCAAATTTGTGAATGTGCGTCCCTTCAACCCCAACAAAAAAGGGAAAAATGATATCGATGAAGCCAGCGACACCTACGACACCATCGACTGGCTGGTGAAGAACCTGTCCGGCAACAACGGCAACGTGGGCATCTTTGGTATCTCCTATCCGGGCTTTTATTCCACTATGGGCGCATTGAGCGGCCACCCTGCACTGAAGGCGGTCAGCCCGCAGGCGCCGGTTACAGACTGGTTCATCGGTGATGACTTCCACCACAACGGCGCGTTCATGCTGTCAGACGCCTTTTCTTTCTACACCGTATTTGACCATCCTCATCCGAAGCCTACCACCGTTGGGCCTAAAGGCATCGAATACTACACCCGCGACAATTACAAATACTACCTGGAGACAGGCGCATTGCCTAATTTCTCCAAAATCATCGGCGACAGCGTGGCCTTCTGGCACGAGATGTATGCCCATCCTACTTACGACAGCTACTGGCAGGCGCGTAACGTACGCAACTTCCTGAAAAACGTAAAACCCGTGATGCTGGAAGTAGGCGGCGTATTTGACGCGGAAGACTGCTTCGGCGCCTGGAACACTTACAAAACCATCGAATCCGAAAGCCCCAATACCAACAACCGTATCGTAATGGGACCATGGTACCATGGCCAGTGGGCATCCAACGACGGTACCCATCTGGGCAACGTTCGCTTCGGCAGCAATACATCAGAATACTACGCCAACAACATCGAAATTCCTTTCTTCAATTATTACCTGAAAGGCAAAGGCCAGGCGCCGGATATCGCTGAAGCCACTATCTTCTTCACCGGTAAAAACGAATGGAAAAGACTGCCTAAATGGCCTCCGGCCGATATGAAGGAACAACCCGTTTATCTGCAACCTGACGGTAAACTGGCATTCACGCAGCCCACTGCTGCCAACAGCTTCAGCGAATACATCAGCGATCCGTCCAAACCAGTGCCTTATACGGCAGATGTACATTTCAACCGCACGATCAATTACATGACCGATGACCAGCGTTTTGCTGCCCGCAGACCTGACGTGGCGGTATTTGAATCTGAAGTGCTGGACAATGACATCACCCTCGCCGGTCCGGTTATCGCTGACATCGTGGCCAGCACCACCGGTACTGACGCCGATTTCGTTGTAAAACTGATAGACGTGTTCCCTGACGATTTCAAATACGAAGAAGACGCCGCTTCAGAACACCGTCGCGTGCCTTCTTCCACCTATCCCATGGGCGGCTATCAGATGCTGGTACGCGGCGAGGTGATGCGCGGCAAATTCCGCAACAGCTTCGAAAAACCGGAAGCTTTTGTTCCGGGCCAGCCAACACCGGTGAAATTCACCCTGCCTGACGTAGCGCATACCTTCCAGAAAGGACACCGTATCATGGTCCAGATACAAAGCAGCTGGTTCCCGCTGGTAGACCGCAATCCGCAACAGTTCATGGATATCTACAAAGCCACTGATAAAGACTTCAAAAAGGCTGATATCAAAATCTATCATGATGCTACTCACGCATCTAAGGTATTGTTGCCTATAACGCAGTAA
- a CDS encoding Crp/Fnr family transcriptional regulator — MDQQDLYGLLLQHVARHIQLTSEEQQYFVSLLKPRRLQRRQWLLQAGDICRYEYFIVQGCLRSYITDRNDVEHVLHFAIEDWWITDLESLLTQTPSQVSIEALEPSCVLQLEREALQTLYQKIPAFERFFRILHQNAYLAQNRRILQNISHTAAERYEAFLERYPAIAARVPQKYLASYLGMTPVFLSQLRNHKAGK, encoded by the coding sequence ATGGACCAGCAAGACTTATACGGGCTGCTGCTGCAACATGTGGCCCGGCATATACAGCTTACGTCGGAAGAACAGCAGTATTTTGTCAGCCTGCTGAAACCACGGCGGCTGCAACGGCGCCAGTGGTTATTACAGGCGGGCGACATCTGCCGGTACGAGTATTTCATTGTACAGGGATGCCTGCGGTCCTATATCACAGACCGCAACGACGTGGAGCACGTACTGCATTTTGCAATAGAAGACTGGTGGATCACTGACCTGGAAAGCCTGTTGACACAAACTCCTTCGCAGGTAAGCATTGAAGCGCTGGAACCTTCCTGTGTGCTGCAACTGGAACGGGAGGCCCTGCAAACCCTTTATCAAAAAATACCTGCGTTTGAACGTTTCTTCAGGATACTGCACCAGAATGCCTATCTGGCACAAAACCGCCGTATCCTGCAGAATATCAGCCATACCGCTGCAGAACGGTATGAGGCTTTCCTGGAGCGGTATCCGGCCATTGCTGCGCGTGTGCCGCAAAAGTACCTGGCGTCTTACCTGGGAATGACACCCGTCTTCCTCAGTCAGCTGCGCAACCATAAAGCAGGAAAATAG
- a CDS encoding FKBP-type peptidyl-prolyl cis-trans isomerase codes for MYKKYIFTGVLGLLAMQGFSQAKPAPKAKPASHTAVKPGLLKNRIDSVSYGIGVNIAENLKAQGLSNVNTTLLAKAIQDMLTNKTLTLSKDQSEMSISNYLQQLKAEKVAKNREASDKFLAENKAKPGVVTLPSGLQYQILKEGNGPKPTINDKVKTHYHGTLIDGTVFDSSVDRGEPISFPVSGVIRGWTEALQLMPVGSKWRLFIPSDLAYGDRGAGAKIGPGAALVFDVELLDIVK; via the coding sequence ATGTACAAAAAATACATTTTCACCGGTGTTCTTGGCCTGTTGGCCATGCAGGGATTCAGCCAGGCTAAACCGGCGCCCAAAGCGAAACCGGCATCCCATACCGCTGTAAAACCTGGTTTATTGAAAAACAGGATAGACTCCGTGAGCTATGGTATTGGCGTTAATATCGCCGAAAACCTGAAAGCACAGGGATTAAGCAATGTCAACACTACCCTGCTGGCCAAGGCTATTCAGGATATGTTGACCAATAAAACATTAACATTATCTAAAGATCAGAGTGAGATGAGCATCAGCAATTACCTTCAGCAACTGAAAGCGGAAAAAGTTGCCAAAAACCGCGAAGCCAGTGATAAGTTCCTGGCTGAAAACAAAGCAAAGCCGGGCGTGGTAACCCTCCCCAGCGGTCTTCAGTACCAGATCCTGAAAGAAGGCAATGGTCCTAAGCCCACTATCAACGATAAAGTAAAAACGCACTATCATGGTACCCTCATCGATGGTACAGTGTTCGATAGTTCCGTAGACAGAGGCGAACCGATCTCCTTCCCGGTGAGCGGCGTTATCAGAGGCTGGACAGAAGCCCTGCAACTCATGCCTGTAGGCTCCAAATGGCGCCTCTTCATCCCTTCAGACCTCGCCTATGGCGACCGTGGCGCCGGTGCTAAAATCGGCCCGGGCGCAGCGCTGGTGTTTGATGTGGAACTGCTTGACATCGTAAAATAA